The following are encoded in a window of Castanea sativa cultivar Marrone di Chiusa Pesio chromosome 9, ASM4071231v1 genomic DNA:
- the LOC142609479 gene encoding uncharacterized protein LOC142609479 has protein sequence MREQGEGGADVATPSGPSSRRLQRAACFTASVELVQLQEPREKEVQRITIPDFEFVRLVKMMVMLAAGVYFKIQFEARSSAAAAAAEYTLKTFEGFVFKCCNFRHRVWPETCRLLCPDQPDYLYDEESRLPVCTYEVAGHPCLPRLSRLGGDL, from the exons ATGAGGGAGCAGGGAGAGGGAGGCGCCGACGTGGCGACACCGAGCGGTCCGTCCAGCCGTCGCTTGCAGCGAGCGGCTTGCTTCACTGCTTCAGTTGAATTGGTTCAATTGCAAGAGCCAAGAGAGAAAG AGGTCCAGAGGATAACAATACCGGATTTT GAATTTGTGAGACTTGTTAAGATGATGGTAATGCTTGCTGCTGGcgtatattttaaaattcaatttgaggCCAGGTCCAgcgctgctgctgctgctgctgagTACACCCTGAAAACCTTTGAAGGTTTCGTGTTCAAGTGCTGTAACTTTCGTCATAGAGTGTGGCCCGAGACTTGTCGACTACTATGCCCTGATCAGCCTGACTACTTGTATGATGAAGAATCTCGCCTCCCCGTGTGCACTTATGAAGTGGCAGGTCATCCGTGTTTGCCCCGACTCTCAAGGTTGGGTGGTGATCTTTAA
- the LOC142610966 gene encoding aspartate aminotransferase, mitochondrial-like, whose translation MKPRIIIIMWSFMGSRLTSSTRCMSTSTKALNRLGWWDRVSPASKDPITGVTEAFLADTNPHKINLGVGAYRDDEGKPVVLQCVRNAEAKIAGCDFMESNATAVGSKLVEESVKLAYGKDANVVKEGTLAGLQALSGTGACRLFAEFQRRFHPESPIYFPDPTWPNHPNIWRDAQVPVRTFQYYHPVSKGLNFAALMDDIKNAPDASFFLLHPCAHNPTGVDPTAEQWREISYQFKVKSHFPFFDVAYQGFASGDLDMDAQAIRIFLEDGHLIGCAQSFAKNMGLYGHRVGCLSVLCADAKQAVAVKSQLQQIARAMYSNPPIHGLLLVSTILGDPETKALWVKEVKVMANRIQQMRSTLRESLEKLASPLNWEHITKQVGMFCFSGLTADQVDRLVREFHIYLTRDGRMSMAGVTTSNVSYLANAIHEVTRYN comes from the exons ATGAAACCAAGGATCATCATTATCATGTGGAGTTTCATGGGATCAAGATTAACTAGTTCAACAAGGTGTATGTCAACCTCAACCAAGGCCCTTAATAGGCTTGGTTGGTGGGACCGTGTGAGCCCAGCTTCTAAGGACCCCATCACTGGTGTCACTGAGGCTTTTCTTGCTGACACTAATCCCCACAAGATCAATCTCGGAGTG GGAGCTTATAGGGATGATGAGGGGAAACCAGTTGTTCTTCAATGTGTTAGAAATGCAGAGGCAAAGATTGCTGGTTGTGATTTTAT GGAGTCAAATGCAACTGCAGTGGGTTCAAAATTGGTGGAGGAGAGTGTGAAACTGGCTTATGGAAAAGATGCCAATGTTGTAAAAGAAGGGACTTTAGCTGGGCTCCAAGCTCTTTCAGGTACTGGTGCATGTCGTCTCTTTGCTGAGTTTCAGAGGCGTTTCCATCCTGAATCACCAATTTATTTTCCTGATCCAACTTGGCCCAA CCATCCCAATATCTGGAGAGATGCCCAAGTTCCAGTAAGAACCTTCCAGTACTACCATCCTGTTTCGAAGGGTTTAAACTTTGCAGCTCTCATGGATGATATAAAG AATGCCCCAgatgcttccttttttttactACATCCTTGTGCTCACAATCCAACTGGAGTTGACCCTACTGCAGAACAGTGGAGGGAGATCTCATATCAATTTAAG GTAAAGAGTCACTTTCCCTTCTTTGACGTGGCTTATCAAGGTTTTGCAAGTGGAGATCTTGACATGGATGCCCAAGCAATCCGGATTTTTCTTGAAGATGGACATTTGATAGGCTGTGCTCAGTCCTTTGCCAAAAACATGGGTTTATATGGACACCGAGTTGGTTGTCTCAG TGTCCTTTGTGCTGATGCGAAGCAAGCAGTTGCAGTTAAAAGCCAATTGCAGCAGATTGCCAGGGCAATGTACAGCAATCCTCCTATTCATGGTCTATTGCTAGTTTCTACAATCTTGGGTGATCCAGAGACCAAGGCGCTTTGGGTCAAAGAGGTGAAG GTCATGGCAAATCGTATTCAACAAATGCGGTCTACTCTGCGTGAAAGTCTTGAGAAGTTGGCTTCTCCTCTCAACTGGGAGCACATAACTAAGCAG GTTGGGATGTTTTGCTTCTCTGGCTTAACTGCTGATCAGGTTGATCGGCTAGTAAGGGAATTCCACATATACTTGACTCGAGATGGACGTATGAg CATGGCGGGTGTAACTACAAGCAATGTGAGTTACTTGGCAAATGCAATACATGAAGTTACAAGATACAATTGA